ATCTGGCGTTTTTGGTACTAAATCCGTGAACTCCGCATTGTTTAGCGGAATGGTTAACGTCTGCCAGCCATGCGCAGGTAAATAATGCCTTATAATTGATAACAGCTTGGCATCTAACTGACTACCAACGTCATGCATCAAGACGATGCTGCCGCGAAATTGGCCTAATGTTTGTGGTAGATAATGCGCAGCAATGTGCTTCTCCCCAACCAGCAAGGGCACAAGATCTGTCGATTGCGCCTTGATAGTTAATGTTGTTGGCGGCGAAGCCGAGGACGACCCTGCATTCTGTTGTTCCGCCCACACCGGCGTTAATACCAATGTCATTAATCCGACAAATAAAATCCGGCACGACAATTTTTGGTCTCCAAATGTCATTGATAACGCCAAGTATAGGCTAAAGATTAGCACTCACTAAAGCTGAAAGTTGACGTTTTTTACGGTAAAGTAATACGTTTAAAACTGATAATTACAGAGAGTGATCCCATGGCCGAATTTAAAATCGCCCCGTCTATCCTGTCAGCTGACTTTGCTCGTTTGGGTGAAGAGGTAGTAAACGTACTGGCTTCCGGAGCAGATATTGTGCATTTTGACGTAATGGATAACCACTACGTGCCAAACCTGACCATTGGTCCATTGGTCTGCGATGCCTTGCGCAAACACGGTGTGACAGCAGAAATTGATGTTCATCTCATGGTCAAACCCGTGGATCGAATCATCCCTGATTTTGCCCAAGCTGGCGCCAGTTATATTACTTTTCATCCAGAAGCGTCAGAACACATTGATCGCAGTCTACAATTAGTCAAAGCTGAAGGTTGTAAGTCTGGTTTAGTATTTAATCCTGCTACCCCGTTATCGTTAGCTGAACATGTTTTAGATAAGGTTGACCGCATTTTATTGATGTCAGTTAATCCCGGTTTTGGTGGCCAAAAATTCATCCCTCATACATTAGAAAAACTGCGCCAAGCTCGCAAAATGATTGATGAAAGTGGCTACGATATCGATTTAGAGATCGATGGTGGCGTCAACGTGAAAAACATTCGTGAAATCGCTGAAGCAGGCGCGCGGACTTTTGTTGCGGGCAGCGCCGTATTTGGTGCGGCAAAAGCAGATGATCCGAATCAATATGACTCTATTCTTGCTGCCATGCGCGAAGAACTTGCCAAAGCAGCTGTGTAAGATAGTGACATCCCCAATCTTAGCCCGGTGCAAGCCGGGCTTTTTGTAGAAATGAAGGCATGAAACAGGCAGAATTTGAACAATTAGCCGCAGAGGGCTACAACCGCATTCCCTTGTCAAGAGAAGTGCTTGCCGATCTGGATACGCCGCTCAGTACGTATCTTAAATTAGCCGATGCCCCCTACTCTTATTTGTTCGAATCTGTCCAAGGCGGTGAGAAATGGGGCCGCTTCTCAATCATTGGTCTGCCTTGCCATCAAGTTATTCGCATTTATGGGTCACAAATTCGAATCTATAAAGATAACGAATTGACGCATACGCTGATTGAAGCCGATCCGCTTCGCTGGATTGAAGGTTTTCAGCAATCTTTTCGTGTTGCTGAAATCGATGGATTGCCGAAGTTTAATGGTGGACTGGTCGGCTATTTTGGTTATGACACGGTACGTTACATTGAATCAAGACTTGGCCATGCCCCTGCCAGTGACCCACTAGGTTGTCCCGATATTTTACTCATGGTTTCTGATGAGCTGGTCGTATTTGATAATCTCAGTAACTGTTTGTATTTGATTGTACATGCCGATCCGGCTGTCGAAGGGGCTTATGAACTCGCGCAACAGCGTTTAGATGCCCTTGTCGATCAATTACGCGAAGCAACACCAAAACGAAAAAAAGCATATTCTGGCAACCAGGTTGATGAACAAGATTTTGTTTCTGGTTTTACCCACGATGGCTTTGTTGATGCGGTTGATAAAGCCAAGCAATACATTACTGACGGCGATATCATGCAAGTTGTTTTATCGCAGCGCCTGTCGATTCCCTTTAAAGCGGAGCCCATCGATCTTTATCGTGCTTTACGCACCCTGAATCCGTCACCCTACATGTTTTACCTGCATCTCGATGATTTTCATGTGGTTGGCTCCTCACCAGAAATTCTAGTCAGGATGGAAGATCAAGAAATCACGGTTCGCCCCATTGCTGGCACGCGCAAGCGAGGCAAAACAGAGGCCGAAGATGTCGCGCTTGAAAATGAGCTACTGGCTGATCCCAAAGAATTGGCTGAGCATTTAATGCTGATTGATTTGGGCCGCAATGATATTGGCCGCGTCAGTGAAACCGGCAGCGTCAATTTAACCGATAAAATGGTGATCGAACGTTACTCTCATGTCATGCACATTGTTTCAAACGTCACCGGTAAATTAAAACCAACGTTCAATGCCATGGATGCGCTTCGAGCTACGTTTCCTGCCGGTACTGTCAGTGGCGCACCGAAAGTTCGGGCGATGGAGATCATTGATGAGCTAGAGCCTGTTAAGCGTGGCGTTTATGCTGGTGCTGTGGGATATTTATCCTGGACCGGTAACTTGGACACCGCCATCGCTATTCGTACTGCCGTTATCAAACAGGATCAACTGCATATTCAAGCCGGTGCCGGCATCGTTTACGACTCTGTTCCTGAGTCAGAATGGCAAGAAACAATGAACAAAGCCAGAGCCGTATTTCGTGCTGTAGCCATGGCTGAAGCCGGCTTGCAACCTCCAACCAGTGACTTGTCGTGAGCTGAAAATATGCTATTAATGATCGATAATTACGACTCTTTTACCTATAACCTGGTTCAGTACTTTGCTGAATTAGGTGTCGAAGTCGTTGTTAAACGCAATGACCAGTTAACACTGGCAGACATAGACAAATTAAACCCGGATCAGATTGTTATTTCACCCGGACCATGTACGCCGAATGAGGCGGGCATTTCTCTGGAGGTGATTAAACAATTTTCGGGCAAAAAACCGTTGTTAGGTGTTTGCCTCGGCCATCAGGCTATAGGCCAGGCATTCGGCGGTGATGTTGTTCATGCACGAGAAATCATGCATGGTAAAACCTCGCAGGTTCACCATCATGACCGGGGCGTCTTCAATGGATTGAATAATCCGCTACAAGCCACTCGCTATCACTCTTTAGTCGTTAAGCAGCAAACTTTACCAGACTGCTTTGAAATCACGGCTTGGACTGAAAGTCAGCCAGGACAGATTGATGAAATTATGGGCCTGCGCCATAAAACATTACCGGTTGAAGGTGTCCAGTTTCATCCAGAATCAATTCTGACTGAACAAGGCCATCAATTACTTAAGAATTTTCTGGAGCCCCTCTAATGAGCGTATTAACGCTTAGTCTGCCGCAAGCCATAAAACGGGTGATGCAGCGCGATAATCTGACCGATGAAGAGATGACGCAAGTGATGCAGCAAATCATGACGGGGCAGGCAACCGATGCGCAGATTGGGGGTTTTTTAATTGGACTCGCAATGAAAGGTGAGACGGTTGCTGAGATTACGGCAGCAGCCAAAGTCATGCGTCAACTGGCAACGCCCGTTACGATTCAAAGCGCCCCCATCATTGATACCTGTGGCACAGGCGGCGATGGCGCCAGTAGTTTTAATGTCTCAACTGCCAGTGCATTTGTTGTCGCCGCGGCAGGTGCCAAAGTCGCAAAACATGGCAACCGTTCCGTTTCCAGCACGTCGGGCAGCGCGGATGTGCTTGAGGCTGCGGGTGTTAATCTGGATATTAGCCCGGAACAAGTTGCGCATTGTATCGAAACTGTCGGTATCGGATTTATTTTTGCTCAAAAACATCATGGTGCAATGAAACATGCCATTGCTGCACGTAAAGAAATGGCCGTTCGTACCATTTTCAATTTGCTTGGCCCGTTAACCAATCCTGCCGGTGCCCCCTATCAAGTGTTAGGGGTTTATGATCGGCAATGGTTACGCCCAGTTGCTGAGGTGCTCCAGCAACTGGGTAGTCGTCATGTCCTGGTTGTCCATTCAGCAGATGGCATGGATGAAATCAGTATTGGTGCAGAGACAACCATTGCAGAGCTCAAAGATGGCAAGATCAACGAATACACGATTCAACCCGAAGATTTTGGTCTACAGCGTGCAGATATCACCGCACTTAGTGTCAATAATGTCACGGAAAGTTTAGCGATGATTCAATCCATCTTTGCAGGGCATTCTGGTCCGGCCAGAGATATTGTTGTCTTAAATGCGGGCGCTGCGATTTATGCCGCTGATTTAAGTGACGATCTGGCAAGTGGCATCCAATTAGCACAAAACTTAATCGATAACGGTGTAGCAGCCAAAAAGCTTGATGCACTGATTCAATGCAGTCAGGGACTGACAAATGAATAGTAAGCCCGATATTCTCAACAAAATTCTGCAACGCAAGCAACAGGAAATTGCCGAACGTAACGGTCGCGTTCCATTGCAAAAAATGCAGCAGCTTGCTGAGCAAGCCCTGCCCGTTCGTGGCTTTGTCACGGCAATGCAAACGAAACTGGCGGCAGGACAAAGCGCCGTCATTGCCGAAGTAAAAAAAGCCTCGCCAAGTAAAGGTCTGCTTCGAGAAGATTTTCACCCGGCGGAGATTGCCCGCTCCTATCAAGCAGGAGGTGCCGCTTGTTTATCTGTTTTAACGGATAGAGATTTTTTTCAAGGTCACGAAGACTATCTGCAACAGGCACGGGAAGCTTGTGACTTACCCGTGATTCGAAAAGACTTTATTGTTGACCCATATCAAGTCTTTGAAGCAAGGGCTATCAATGCAGACTGTATTTTATTGATTGTTGCCGCTTTAACCGATGCGCAGTTAGAAAACCTCAGTCAATTGGCCTTGCAACTGGATATGGATGTCTTGGTTGAAGTCCATGATGCCATTGAGTTACAAAGGGCACTAAGCTTGAATTTACCCCTGATTGGCATTAATAACCGGGATTTACGGAGCTTTGAAATCTCGCTACAAACAACCTTGGCACTTTTGCCGCAAATCCCTGATGACGTGATTGTCGTAACAGAAAGTGGCATTCATACCGCAGCGCATGTTGAACAAATGCGAAATCATGATGTAAACGCTTTTTTGATCGGCGAAACTTTTATGCGCGCCCCAGATCCAGGACAAGCACTAAAAGCCTTGTTCGAATCTTAAATTGCGCGTTTTTTGATTTGAACCGGTGATCGTCGATGTGACTCATCGTACAAGATAACCGTTTTACCATGCGCCCATAGCGTGCCCTGCTCTTGAAGCTCTTTCATGACACGGCCAACCATTTCGCGTGAACAGCCAACAATACGGCTAATTTCCTGACGCGTCACTTTAATCTGAATCCCTTCTTCATGACGCATGGCATCGGGCTGGATAGATAATTCTTCCAATGCGGCCATCACACGACCAGCCACATCAAGAAATGCCATGTCAGATGCTTTGCGTGTCGTGCTTAATAAACGACGCGCTAATTGCTCTGCAAGGGTTTGTAACAGCATTGGATAGCAGTTTTTCAGGTGGGTTTCCGCCATACTGCGAATCTGTTGGTAACTGATTTCTTCTGTGCGGCAGTCACTCCGCGCCCGCACCGTGACCATGCGATCGCCGACCTCTGAAAATAAACCGACCTCACCAATGAAATCACCCTGATTAAGATAAGCCACAATAAGCTCTTCACCCTCTTCGTTTTCCATGCAGATGCTGACGGATCCCTCACGCAGATAATACAGTTTATCTGCCGCATCCCCGGGCCGGACAATAATGGTTTTTGCGGGATAATGCCGGCTGTGACAAAACTGAAAAAATTCTGCCAAACCAGATTCTATTGCTTTATGTTTATGATAATCCATCGCTTTTTCCAAACCAAAAGGGGCATATGCCAAACAACAGTTACTGCCCGATGCAGATGAATATGGCAAAATTGTCACGTTTTAGCAATGTAGCGATAAGGTAATCGAATCTAATGAAAGCACGTGTGAAATGGGTTGAGGATGTTCTTTTTCTGGGCCAAAGTGGCACTGGCCATACCGTAGTGATGGAAGGCCCGGCTGAAGCCGGTGGACAAGGCACGGGCATGCGGCCAATGGAGTTATTACTGCTGGGCATGGCTGGCTGCACCGCCTATGACGTCGTGGGTATCCTGAAAAACTCTAAACAGGAAATCAGTGATTGTGATGTCAGTGTCACAGCAGAACGTGCTGATGACATGCCGAAAGTGTTTACCAAGATTCATGTGCATTACAAAATCCGAGGGCGGCAGGTAAAACCGAATTTTGTCGAACGGGCAATCAAACAATCGACCGAGAAATACTGTTCTGCCTCGATTATGCTCGGTAAAACAGCTGAAATCAGTCATGCTTTTGATATTGAAGAAATTAATTAAACGATTACATTATGGAAACCCACATCTATAAATCCAAACGCAAAGCAGAAATGTACTTGTATTTGCTCGTCGAAGATGACTTTTCGGTAGTGCCAGAAACGCTTCTAAACGCTTTTGAGCCCGCTCCCGAAAAAGTCATGACATTGCGTCTGTCTTCTGACCGGCCATTAGCAAGAGAAGATGTTGATCAAGTCATGCAACAATTACAAGAGCAAGGTTTCTACCTGCAAATGCCACCATCAGCAATGAGTCTGCTGGAAAAAGAACGCGCGACTAACGCCGCCGCATCATAATAATTTTTTCAGCTGGTATAACGTCTCAAGCGCCTGTTTAGGCGTTAACTCATCTGGGTCAAGTTGCTGCATCGCAGCGAGTAATGCGGTCGTATCCGGCTTAATTGCACTATCAGCTGGCTTTTCAGACGACGTCAGTTGCCGTGTTTGCTGCTCCAATTGCGTAAGTTGCTGACGAGCAGCATGGATAACGTCATTTGGAACGCCAGCCAGCTTGGCGACTTGTAGACCGTAACTCTGGCTCGCCGCACCGGGTTTTAATTGATGTAAAAAAACAATGTCATCACCATGTTCAACCGCATCCAGATGCACATTACCAGCGGCTTCATAAAGCTCTGGTAACCGTGTCATTTCAAAATAATGCGTGGCAAACAGACAATACGCGCCAATATCACGGACTAATTTTTCCGCACAACTCCAGGCTAATGCCAACCCATCAAAGGTACTGGTACCACGGCCGACTTCGTCCATCAGTACTAAACTGTTGGCTGTTGCATTATTCAAAATATTTGCCGCTTCATTCATCTCCACCATAAATGTGGAACGACCACCAGCCAGATCATCCGTGGCACCAATTCGAGTAAAGATCTGATCGACAGGTCCAATAAAAGCCTTGTCCGCTGGCACATAACTGCCCATCGCGGCCATGATGATAATCAGCGCTGTTTGCCGCATATAGGTGGATTTGCCACCCATATTTGGCCCGGTCACAATGTGCATGCGGGTTGCGTCAAACCGCAGATCGTTGGCGCAAAACGGCGCAGTTTGCACCGCTTCAACAACGGGATGTCGGCCGGCTGTGATTGATATTTCGGATCTCTCTGTCAAGACTGGCTGGCTGTAATGTAATGTCTTTGCACGCTCAGCCAGATTACAAAACACATCTAAACATGCCAATGCTCGTGCCGATTCTGCCAAGGCGGGTAAATCCGGTGCTAATTTGTCAAACAAAGCGTCGTAAAGCGATTTTTCCAGTGCCAGCGCTTTATCTTTAGCACGAAGCGCTTGATCTTCGTACTCTTTTAGCTCTGGGGTGATATAGCGTTCCGCATTTTTAAGCGTCTGCCGACGTTGATAATCGTCTGGTAAATCAAGCTGATGTGCTTTGCCTAATTCGATAAAATAGCCGTGTACCTTGTTATAGCCCACTTTAAGCGTATTGACGCCCGTTCGTTGGCGCTCACGACTCTCTATGGCTTGCAAATAATCATTAGCGTTGTGCTGCATCTGGCGTAAATGATCCAGTTCTGCGTCGTAGCCTGCCGCTATCACACCGCCATCCCGAATTAACAGCGGTGGCTCAGCAATAATGGCCTGCTCCAACAACAGTTTAACTTCGCGAAACTCGCCTAGCTTTCTATCCACCTGCTTCAAAGGACCATTTACGTCACGCAAAGCATGATGCAGCGTTGGCAGCTGTGCCAATGTCTGTCGTAATTGGGTAAAGTCCCGCGGCCGGGCTGAGCGTATTTCAATCCGGGTAATAATGCGTTCAATATCCGACACCGACTTCAGACAGGCTTGCAGATCGGCCACTAAGTCTTGTTCTGATATCTGTTCAATAGCCTGGTGACGCTCTTTAATCACACTGGAACGGCGATCTGGTTGAAGCAGCCAACGACGAAGCAAGCGTCCGCCCATTGGCGTCAATGTTCGATCAATAACAGAAATTAAGGTATGCGCCTTCCCCCCACTCAAGTTCACTTCTAATTCGAGATTTCTCCGCGACTGCGGGTCGATCAGAATAAAGTCGGCAAGGGATTCATAACTGATCGAACGTATCTGGGGTAACGCGGTTTGTTGGGTTTGTTGAGCATAATTCAATAAACAACCAGCAGCTCGAATAGCTAAGGTTGCTGATTCGCATCCAAAGCCATGTAAATCGCTGGTTTCAAAGTGGGCACAGAGACGCTGGCGCGCTGCAGATTCTTCAAAATGCCATTCCGGTACAACACGCCATTGCGATTGATAATGTCTCAATTGTGATGTTTGGCTGTCATCAGCCAGAATTTCGGCTGGTTTTAATCTGGCCAGTTCGGCTTGTAACGCAGCACTATCGTTTAATTCTGTTATCCAAAACCGGCCGCTGCTCAGGTCCGCTGCCGCTAGGCCATACCCTTTGGCATTCCCCGCTATCGCTACCAGATAATGCTCGCGACCTTGGTCTAACAGCGCATCATCGGTGAGCGTACCCGGCGTTAAAGTCCGGACTACTTTTCGTTCAACTGGCCCCTTACTGGTTGCCGGATCCCCTACTTGCTCACAAATCACGACGGACTCGCCCTGCTTTAATAATCTTGCCAGATAACTTTCCGCCGCATGATACGGCACGCCCGCCATCGGGATGGGGGCACCATTGCTGTTGCCACGGGCTGTCAACGTGATATCCAGCAGCTGAGCGGCTTTATGCGCATCATCATAAAACAGCTCATAAAAGTCGCCCATGCGATAAAACAATAAAGTATCGGGATGCGCAGCTTTAATCCGCAGATATTGCTGCATCATAGGGGTATGATGAGAAAGGTCTTTCATAAGTAATAGTCTACCGTATGCCACTTGTTTCCGATGAATCTCTTTATCAATACACTGAAAAACTTGCATCACTCCTGCTCGCACAACAAAAACAGTTGGTTACAGCGGAATCCTGTACCGGCGGCTGGCTGGCGAAGTGTTGCACCGATTTGGCAGGCAGTTCCGTCTGGTTTCAAGGCGGCATCGTCAGTTATAGCAATGCGTTAAAACGCCAGCTACTTCAGGTCTCCGAAGCGACGCTCATGCAACATGGTGCCGTTAGCGAGCCGGTTGTTCGTGCCATGGCAATGGGCGCTTTGCAACAACTTGGTGGCGATGTCAGCGTTGCCATCAGCGGTATTGCAGGGCCAAGTGGTGGCACCAAGGCAAAACCGATTGGCCTGGTTTGGTTTGGTTTTGCCAATTCTGAAAACATTTTTTGCACACAAAAACGCTTTACTGGCGATCGTAGCGCAGTCAGGCAACAAGCCGTTGCCTTTGCCTTAACTGAACTCATCAAAATGCTAGAGTGACAAACGCGAGTATGTGATAATCACATGTTTTAAATGAACCAGATCAGGGGTATTCCAAATGGATGAAAACAGAAAAAAAGCGCTTGGCGTTGCCTTAGGTCAAATTGAGAAACAATTTGGCAAAGGCGCCGTGATGCGTTTAGGCGATGGAAGCGCCGCCCGTGATATCGAAGCTGTTTCAACCGGCTCAATTGGTCTTGATGTGGCGCTAGGTATTGGTGGCCTACCGCGCGGACGGGTGATTGAAATTTATGGTCCGGAATCTTCGGGCAAAACCACCTTAACGCTGCATGCCATTGCCGAAATGCAAAAAATGGGTGGCACAGCGGCTTTTGTCGACGCAGAACATGCACTCGATCCATTGTACGCAGAAAAACTGGGCGTCAATATTGATGATTTACTGGTTTCACAACCCGACACCGGCGAACAAGCCTTGGAAATCGCCGATATGCTGGTCCGAAGTGGTGCAGTCGATATTGTTGTTGTTGACTCTGTCGCCGCCCTGACACCAAAAGCAGAAATCGAAGGTGATATGGGCGACAGTCATATGGGCTTGCAAGCCCGATTGATGTCACAGGCATTGAGAAAGTTAACAGCCAATATTAAACGCTCTAACACCCTCGTTATCTTTATCAATCAGATTCGGATGAAAATTGGCGTCATGTTTGGGAACCCTGAAACAACAACGGGAGGTAATGCCCTAAAATTTTACGCCTCTGTCCGTTTGGACATTCGACGCATTGGCGCCATCAAAAAAGGCGATGAAATTTTAGGTAATGAAACGCGCGTCAAGGTGGTGAAAAATAAAGTCGCGCCTCCATTTAAGCAAGTTGAGTTTGATATTCTTTACGGTGAAGGCATTTCACGCGAAGGCGAGCTCATTGATTTAGGCGTGGCGGCGAATATTGTTGAAAAATCGGGGGCTTGGTATAGCTATGACGGCAACCGAATCGGTCAGGGCAAAGATAATGTCCGTCAGTATTTGAAAGATAATGACGCCATCGCAGCGGATATCGAAAGCAAAATTCGCGCGGTGATGCTGCCTAAAAACAGCAAAGCAAAACCGGAAAGTGATTTATCTGAGACTGAATCAGAGGCGTGAGCCGCTCTTGCCAAGAGCATGCGATCTCGTTGCTTGCAAGACGCGAACACAGTGCATTTGAATTAAGGCAAAAGTTGTCACAACACGCGTATTCGGACAATGAAATTGAACACGTTTTGCAGTTGTTACAAGAACAAGGTTTGCAGGATGATGCGCGATTTGCCTCGCAATATTGGCGTTATCGCGCTAATAAAGGCTATGGCGCCCTGCGGATAAAGCAGGAGTTGCAACAACGTGGCTTGACGAATGAGCACATTCAACAGGCGATGATGGAAGTAGAAATTGATTGGTTTGTATTAGCGGTCAACGTACGATGCAAACGTTTTGGTAATAAAGCGCCCAGCGACTTGAAAGAACGAGCTAAACAGCAACGTTTTTTGCAGTACCGGGGATTTACTTTTGATGAGATTAAAGAAAGTTTTAATAACAACCCATGAAAACTAGTGCTGATATACGCCAGTTATTTCTGGACTACTTCGCCGGTAAAGGCCATGAGGTGGTCGAGAGTAGCCCATTGGTGCCTGCGAATGACCCTACCCTGCTATTTACGAATGCAGGAATGGTGCAATTTAAAGATGTCTTTTTAGGGAATGAGTCGCGAAAAATCCCCCGTGCCACCAGTACACAACGCTGCGTTCGTGCGGGTGGTAAGCACAACGATTTGGAAAATGTTGGCTATACCGCAAGGCACCATACCTTTTTTGAAATGCTCGGCAATTTCAGTTTTGGTGATTACTTCAAGCGTGAAGCAATTCAATATGCTTGGGAATTTTTGACCGTTTCATTGGCCCTGCCGCCAGAAAAATTATGGGTCACTGTATTTGAAGAAGATGAAGAAGCGGCTGATATTTGGCTAAACGAAGTAGGTATCAGCGCCGACCGTTTTTCGCGTATTGGCGCCAAAGATAATTTCTGGTCAATGGGTGACACGGGCCCTTGTGGTCCTTGCTCAGAAATTTTCTATGATCATGGTGAAGAAGTTGCAGGTGGACCACCAGGTAGTCCAGAGGAAGATGGCGATCGCTATATTGAAATCTGGAATCTGGTCTTCATGCAATTTGATCGTTCGGCTGATGGCACGTTAACACCCTTACCGAAACCGTCGGTTGATACCGGTATGGGTCTGGAGCGATTAGCCGCCGTTCTGCAGGGTAAACACAACAACTACGACATTGATCTGTTTCAGAATCTGATTACAGCCATCGTCCAACTTGCGGGTATTGACGATACGACACATACCTCCGCTCGCGTTATTGCTGATCACATTCGTTCTTGTGCTTTTATGATTACTGACGGAGTGCAGCCATCGAATGAAGGTCGTGGCTATGTGCTACGGCGCATTATCCGACGCGCGATCCGTCATGGTCACAAACTGGGTTTAAAACAGGCTTTTTTTCATAAACTGGTCGCCCCGCTTGTTAACGAGATGGGAGACGCCTTTCCTGAGCTGGTCAAGGCACAACCCCTGGTCGAACGTGCCTTGGCACTGGAAGAAGAACGCTTTGCGGATACACTCGACAATGGCCTCAAAATCCTTGATCAAGCTATCGATGCGATGGCTGATAAAGAGATTCCGGGCGAGACCGTTTTCCTATTGTACGATACCTATGGTTTCCCTATTGATTTGACTGCTGATATCGCAAGAGAACGAAATCTTACCATCGATATCGCTGGCTTTGAACGGCATATGGAAGCTCAGAGAAATCGAGCTCGTAACGCCAGTCAGTTTGCTGGTGGACTGTCAGAAAATTTGATTATTGATGGTGAAACCGTTTTTTGTGGTTACGATCACACCCGGCAAGAAGCCACGATCATGGCATTACTGGTGGATGGCGAAAACGTCAATACGCTCGAGGCCGGTCAAACCGGTATTATCGTGCTAGACCATACGCCGTTTTATGCTGAATCTGGTGGTCAGGTTGGCGATAAAGGTGAAATCAATTCTGCCGGTGCGCACTTTTCTGTCATGGATACGCGCAAACAGGGCAAAGCCTTTGCCCATATGGGGGAATGCAAACATGGTCAATTTGAAATTGGCCAACAAATCATTGCCCATGTTGATGAGTCAAACCGACAGGCCACCGCGCTGAATCACTCTGCAACGCATTTATTGCATGCCGCTCTGAGGCAAGTTTTGGGCGATCATGTCAATCAGAAAGGATCTCTTGTTAACGCGCAGCGTTTACGCTTTGACTTTTCGCATTACGAAGCGGTATCAGCCGAACAAGTGCGAGAAATAGAACGTCTGGTAAACCAGCAAATTCGTATCAATCATACTGTTGAAACCCGACTCATGCCGCTCGAAAAAGCCCGGGATTGTGGCGCAATGGCCTTATTTGGCGAGAAGTATGATGATGAGGTGCGTGTCTTAAGCATGGGGGAATTTTCTATCGAGCTTTGCGGCGGCACGCATGTTGGACGCACTGGTGATATTGGCCTGTTCAAAATCATCAATGAGGCTGGCATTGCCTCAGGTGTTCGCAGAATAGAAGCCGTTACGGGTGATATTGCCCTGGATATCGTAGAAGATGCCGAAAATCGATTAAGCAAAATTTCTGATCTGGTGAAAGCCAAAGCGGATAATGTCGAAGAGAAGACATTGCAATTGGTTCAAAAAAACCGGCAGCTGGAAAAAGAATTAGAATCACTAAAAGCAAAATTGGCGAGTAGCGCCGGACA
The genomic region above belongs to Methylophaga frappieri and contains:
- the mutS gene encoding DNA mismatch repair protein MutS, whose protein sequence is MKDLSHHTPMMQQYLRIKAAHPDTLLFYRMGDFYELFYDDAHKAAQLLDITLTARGNSNGAPIPMAGVPYHAAESYLARLLKQGESVVICEQVGDPATSKGPVERKVVRTLTPGTLTDDALLDQGREHYLVAIAGNAKGYGLAAADLSSGRFWITELNDSAALQAELARLKPAEILADDSQTSQLRHYQSQWRVVPEWHFEESAARQRLCAHFETSDLHGFGCESATLAIRAAGCLLNYAQQTQQTALPQIRSISYESLADFILIDPQSRRNLELEVNLSGGKAHTLISVIDRTLTPMGGRLLRRWLLQPDRRSSVIKERHQAIEQISEQDLVADLQACLKSVSDIERIITRIEIRSARPRDFTQLRQTLAQLPTLHHALRDVNGPLKQVDRKLGEFREVKLLLEQAIIAEPPLLIRDGGVIAAGYDAELDHLRQMQHNANDYLQAIESRERQRTGVNTLKVGYNKVHGYFIELGKAHQLDLPDDYQRRQTLKNAERYITPELKEYEDQALRAKDKALALEKSLYDALFDKLAPDLPALAESARALACLDVFCNLAERAKTLHYSQPVLTERSEISITAGRHPVVEAVQTAPFCANDLRFDATRMHIVTGPNMGGKSTYMRQTALIIIMAAMGSYVPADKAFIGPVDQIFTRIGATDDLAGGRSTFMVEMNEAANILNNATANSLVLMDEVGRGTSTFDGLALAWSCAEKLVRDIGAYCLFATHYFEMTRLPELYEAAGNVHLDAVEHGDDIVFLHQLKPGAASQSYGLQVAKLAGVPNDVIHAARQQLTQLEQQTRQLTSSEKPADSAIKPDTTALLAAMQQLDPDELTPKQALETLYQLKKLL
- a CDS encoding CinA family protein; the encoded protein is MPLVSDESLYQYTEKLASLLLAQQKQLVTAESCTGGWLAKCCTDLAGSSVWFQGGIVSYSNALKRQLLQVSEATLMQHGAVSEPVVRAMAMGALQQLGGDVSVAISGIAGPSGGTKAKPIGLVWFGFANSENIFCTQKRFTGDRSAVRQQAVAFALTELIKMLE
- the recA gene encoding recombinase RecA; protein product: MDENRKKALGVALGQIEKQFGKGAVMRLGDGSAARDIEAVSTGSIGLDVALGIGGLPRGRVIEIYGPESSGKTTLTLHAIAEMQKMGGTAAFVDAEHALDPLYAEKLGVNIDDLLVSQPDTGEQALEIADMLVRSGAVDIVVVDSVAALTPKAEIEGDMGDSHMGLQARLMSQALRKLTANIKRSNTLVIFINQIRMKIGVMFGNPETTTGGNALKFYASVRLDIRRIGAIKKGDEILGNETRVKVVKNKVAPPFKQVEFDILYGEGISREGELIDLGVAANIVEKSGAWYSYDGNRIGQGKDNVRQYLKDNDAIAADIESKIRAVMLPKNSKAKPESDLSETESEA
- the recX gene encoding recombination regulator RecX encodes the protein MSRSCQEHAISLLARREHSAFELRQKLSQHAYSDNEIEHVLQLLQEQGLQDDARFASQYWRYRANKGYGALRIKQELQQRGLTNEHIQQAMMEVEIDWFVLAVNVRCKRFGNKAPSDLKERAKQQRFLQYRGFTFDEIKESFNNNP
- the alaS gene encoding alanine--tRNA ligase; the protein is MKTSADIRQLFLDYFAGKGHEVVESSPLVPANDPTLLFTNAGMVQFKDVFLGNESRKIPRATSTQRCVRAGGKHNDLENVGYTARHHTFFEMLGNFSFGDYFKREAIQYAWEFLTVSLALPPEKLWVTVFEEDEEAADIWLNEVGISADRFSRIGAKDNFWSMGDTGPCGPCSEIFYDHGEEVAGGPPGSPEEDGDRYIEIWNLVFMQFDRSADGTLTPLPKPSVDTGMGLERLAAVLQGKHNNYDIDLFQNLITAIVQLAGIDDTTHTSARVIADHIRSCAFMITDGVQPSNEGRGYVLRRIIRRAIRHGHKLGLKQAFFHKLVAPLVNEMGDAFPELVKAQPLVERALALEEERFADTLDNGLKILDQAIDAMADKEIPGETVFLLYDTYGFPIDLTADIARERNLTIDIAGFERHMEAQRNRARNASQFAGGLSENLIIDGETVFCGYDHTRQEATIMALLVDGENVNTLEAGQTGIIVLDHTPFYAESGGQVGDKGEINSAGAHFSVMDTRKQGKAFAHMGECKHGQFEIGQQIIAHVDESNRQATALNHSATHLLHAALRQVLGDHVNQKGSLVNAQRLRFDFSHYEAVSAEQVREIERLVNQQIRINHTVETRLMPLEKARDCGAMALFGEKYDDEVRVLSMGEFSIELCGGTHVGRTGDIGLFKIINEAGIASGVRRIEAVTGDIALDIVEDAENRLSKISDLVKAKADNVEEKTLQLVQKNRQLEKELESLKAKLASSAGQDMANEAIDIHGVKVLAAKLDGVDVKALRDAMDQLKNKLGDAVIVLANVSDDKITLIAGVTKAQTEKVRAGDLVAHVAKQVGGKGGGRPDMAQGGGNQPENLSQALDSVAQWVTDKLEA